In Nicotiana tabacum cultivar K326 chromosome 2, ASM71507v2, whole genome shotgun sequence, the following proteins share a genomic window:
- the LOC107797975 gene encoding putative membrane-associated kinase regulator 4 — protein MATNPPSSSSSKIKNADEEDYIDIEVSSCTSSSPQSREFEFQMSSISIDKEITTTSPADELFYRGKLLPLHLPPRLEMVQKLLHTSKLETFQEEERFSINSKNLINAYNKPFWSYSSPDPKNNGSLTHRIISSTAPCTNTSTPFESCNISPSESCRVSCELNPDEYFFQWSTEFSNFMNDHPKKTWSKKLKLVKQSLISQKIKASKAYLNLKSLFNKSACSDETDQQVFSTKDCENKYIKVSKKTPFGHIGKCTQPTLASVIRNIEKEGVEDNVNSHRKSFSAVIKRHSPTKCLSSSSSNGSSSSSSSLSSFSLNSNGFYELNLLKRSSSANTEIEGSIEAAIAHCKKSQELCNPKRRLIEAGINSMSISKIAATEIQERPDLCRF, from the coding sequence ATGGCCACAAATCCTccttcatcttcatcatctaaAATCAAGAATGCAGATGAAGAAGACTACATAGATATAGAAGTAAGTTCTTGTACAAGTTCTTCTCCACAAAGTAGAGAATTTGAGTTTCAAATGTCTTCTATTTCCATTGACAAAGAAATTACCACAACTTCACCGGCTGATGAACTTTTCTATAGAGGCAAACTCCTCCCTCTTCATCTCCCTCCAAGGTTAGAAATGGTCCAAAAACTTCTTCACACCTCAAAGTTAGAAACTtttcaagaagaagaaagatttAGCATTAATTCCAAGAATTTGATTAATGCGTACAATAAACCCTTCTGGTCCTACTCTTCCCCGGACCCCAAGAATAACGGGAGCTTAACGCACCGGATTATTAGTTCTACTGCACCTTGTACTAATACTAGTACCCCATTTGAGTCGTGCAATATTTCCCCCTCAGAATCTTGTAGAGTGAGTTGTGAACTTAATCCAGATGAGTATTTTTTTCAATGGTCAACTGAATTCAGTAATTTTATGAATGACCATCCAAAGAAAACTTGGTCCAAGAAACTTAAGTTAGTTAAACAATCATTAATTAGTCAAAAGATTAAGGCTTCAAAAGCATATCTTAATCTTAAGTCTTTGTTTAACAAGTCTGCTTGTTCAGATGAGACTGATCAACAAGTTTTTAGTACTAAAGATTGTGAAAATAAGTATATTAAAGTATCTAAGAAAACCCCATTTGGCCATATTGGAAAATGTACACAACCAACATTAGCTAGTGTGATAAGAAATATTGAGAAAGAAGGGGTTGAAGATAATGTGAATAGTCATAGGAAGTCATTTTCAGCAGTAATTAAAAGACATTCTCCGACTAAATGTTTGTCTTCCTCTTCATCTAatggttcttcttcttcttcatcatctttaTCATCTTTTTCATTGAATTCTAATGGTTTTTATGAGTTGAATTTGCTTAAGAGAAGTAGTAGTGCAAATACTGAGATTGAGGGTTCAATTGAAGCTGCTATTGCTCATTGTAAGAAGTCTCAAGAGCTTTGTAATCCAAAGAGGAGATTGATTGAAGCAGGGATTAATTCAATGTCAATTTCAAAGATTGCAGCTACTGAGATTCAAGAAAGACCAGATCTTTGCAGATTTTGA